Genomic window (Terriglobales bacterium):
CGATTACAACGAATCATCCAGAGGTCGTGCTGATCGTGCTGCTCATTGATGAACGTCCGGAAGAAGTTACGGATATGCAGCGCTCAGTGAAGGGCGAAGTGATCTCGTCGACTTTCGACGAGCCGGCAGCCCGCCACGTGCAAGTCGCGGAAATGGTAATCGAGAAGGCGAAGCGTCTGGTCGAGCACAAGCGCGACGTCGTGATCCTGCTTGACTCGATTACGCGCCTGGCACGCGCTTATAACACGATCGTGCCACCATCAGGAAAAGTGCTCTCCGGTGGTGTCGATTCGAATGCGTTACAACGTCCGAAGCGCTTCTTCGGTGCGGCCCGCAACATTGAAGAAGGCGGATCGTTGACGATCATCGCCACGGCTCTGGTTGAAACCGGATCGCGCATGGACGACGTGATCTTTGAAGAATTCAA
Coding sequences:
- the rho gene encoding transcription termination factor Rho — encoded protein: ITTNHPEVVLIVLLIDERPEEVTDMQRSVKGEVISSTFDEPAARHVQVAEMVIEKAKRLVEHKRDVVILLDSITRLARAYNTIVPPSGKVLSGGVDSNALQRPKRFFGAARNIEEGGSLTIIATALVETGSRMDDVIFEEFKGTGNMEIILDRKLVDKRVFPAIDIQRSGTRKEELLIPKDDLARIWVLRKVLNPLSPVEAMELLIDKLGKTRSNSEFLANMSSI